Below is a window of Malus domestica chromosome 13, GDT2T_hap1 DNA.
ccatgtggtaaggtgttagggtacaactcatgcatcgaaaagacccattaagttggttaatcacaagttcagAGTCACCGAGAATGAAGGCACGGGTTGTCCGCAAGTCATGAAGGATGCCAAGGCTGATgatgagggcttcatattcggcctgattatttaTGCATTCAAAATCCAGcttgagcgaaaaataccaacgatcgtggTTTGGGGATTGAATGACAATTCCGACGCCAGCCGAGGATGAAGTACTTGAGCCGTCAAAGTGAATCGTCCAGTAGTTATCGCGCGTttcaaccatgccgatttcgacgtcGATGCCCCCAAAACCATAGGGGGAAGGGTGTTGAGCGAGGAAATCAGCCAGTGCctggcctttgacagctttttggggcacgtattgcaagctaaactcggacaacgccattgtccacttcccaattcggcctttTACGATTGGTCAGGTGAGCATGTAGCAGATGACGTCGGTCTAGGCAATGACTTGTATGACCAATGAGAGCATGTAATGTCGAAGCTTGGAGGTGGCGAAAAATACCGCAAGACAGAGTTTCTCAACAGCagaataattgatctccggtTGATTAAGATTTCAACTGAGGTAGAAAATAACCTGCTCTCGTCCAGCATCGTTGTTTTACACGAAAaggcagccgatggactctTTGGCCGCAGAGATATATagcttgagaggcttaccgcgTCGGGGTGGGACAAGGATAGGTGGTGtcgtgagggagactttgatttgtgtaaacaccgcctgatgctcgtctttccactcaaatttatctgagtccttaagtttcaaaaacgtagagaacgctttcattttacccgtcgagttagctataaatccgtggagaaaatttatcttacCAAGTAAGGACTGTAGTTGTTTCTTCGTCGTCGGGGGTGGAGCATTGATGATTGCGCATGCTTTATTTTCAtccacttcaatcccacggtgaTGCACAAGGAAGCCAAGAAAATTATCGGCTGAcacaccgaaggcacatttggcaggattcattttgAGGTTGTGTTGACGCATATgaaggaaagcctgtcggagatcatcCAGATATGTCTGCCAGCGTTTAGATTTAATtacaacatcgtcgatgtagacttcgacaatggttccaattaaatcatgaaatatggtgttcattgctcgttggtatgtggcgtcggcgttcttgaggccgaatggcatgacaacccattcgtaagtgccgagtgcccctgGGCAGCGAAAAGCAAtcttgtgcacatcggcttcggcaatgaaaatttggttgtacccagcatgtccatccataaaagataagatcgcatgattcgccgcagcatcgattaacaaatccgaaatcggcattgtatactcatctttgggagttgccaga
It encodes the following:
- the LOC139190980 gene encoding uncharacterized protein, encoding MALSEFSLQYVPQKAVKGQALADFLAQHPSPYGFGGIDVEIGMVETRDNYWTIHFDGSSTSSSAGVGIVIQSPNHDRWYFSLKLDFECINNQAEYEALIISLGILHDLRTTRAFILGDSELVINQLNGSFRCMSCTLTPYHMVASYLAESFDGITFEHISRIHNTDADQLAQIASGA